One segment of Stappia sp. 28M-7 DNA contains the following:
- a CDS encoding phospholipase D-like domain-containing protein: protein MTSTDTFSDASSIIDTDRNAWRVARADRLAFLVDADAYYRQVETALRQARRSIWIVGWDFDPDILLQPQNEDAMTLGELLRSRVEETPDLDVRILVWGEGPVYSSGRIPVLQDTDWCEHPRIALHYDFEHPLRASHHQKLVVIDEELAFVGGIDLTSQRWDTPDHLAENPLRRRPNGDPYGPVHDIQVALSGEGARVIADVVRRRWGRVVSGELPAAEAPGEFWPSELEPHITGCDVAVALAEAGGSDHKRRTDPIQLTCDAIDAARDNIYIETQYLASTRVVRHLTARLREEGGPEVVILVTRDTRGLLEQWTMGYGRTLAIRRLMRADTFSRLRIAYAVVPDGKGGEQEVLIHAKLVIVDDRFVRVGSANLNNRSEGFDSECDLAIEAQGEACRQAITRLRNTLMAEHLDADPAAVAQVVERTGSLAAVIDEFNVNARGLRSYRVNPRKRAGLLHLGSGIVDPKRRYWPLQRFREVGSFAASRLTGMLKAWF from the coding sequence ATGACCAGCACAGACACCTTTTCCGACGCTTCTTCCATCATCGACACCGACCGCAACGCTTGGCGGGTGGCGCGGGCGGATCGTCTCGCCTTTCTCGTCGACGCGGATGCCTACTACCGCCAGGTCGAGACGGCCTTGCGGCAGGCGCGCCGGTCCATCTGGATCGTCGGCTGGGATTTCGATCCCGACATCCTCCTGCAGCCGCAGAATGAAGACGCGATGACCCTCGGCGAGCTGCTGCGCTCGCGGGTCGAGGAAACGCCGGATCTCGACGTGCGCATCCTCGTGTGGGGCGAGGGGCCGGTCTATTCCAGCGGCCGCATTCCGGTCCTCCAGGACACGGACTGGTGCGAGCACCCGCGCATCGCGCTGCATTACGATTTCGAGCATCCCTTGCGCGCCTCCCATCACCAGAAGCTGGTGGTGATCGACGAGGAACTCGCGTTCGTCGGCGGCATCGACCTCACCTCGCAGCGCTGGGACACGCCCGACCATCTGGCGGAAAACCCGCTGCGCCGGCGTCCGAACGGCGACCCCTACGGCCCGGTGCACGACATCCAGGTGGCGCTGTCGGGCGAGGGCGCGCGCGTGATTGCGGATGTGGTGCGGCGGCGCTGGGGGCGGGTGGTCTCTGGCGAGCTTCCCGCCGCCGAGGCGCCGGGCGAGTTCTGGCCGAGCGAGCTGGAGCCGCACATCACCGGCTGCGACGTGGCCGTCGCCCTTGCCGAGGCGGGCGGCAGCGATCACAAGCGGCGCACCGACCCGATCCAGCTCACGTGCGATGCCATCGATGCGGCGCGCGACAACATCTATATAGAGACCCAGTATCTCGCCTCCACGCGGGTGGTGCGCCATCTGACGGCGCGCCTGCGCGAGGAAGGCGGGCCGGAAGTGGTGATCCTCGTCACCCGCGATACGCGCGGCCTGCTGGAGCAGTGGACGATGGGCTATGGCCGCACGCTGGCGATCCGCCGGCTGATGCGGGCCGACACCTTCAGCCGCCTGCGCATTGCCTATGCGGTCGTTCCCGACGGCAAGGGCGGCGAGCAGGAAGTGCTGATCCACGCCAAGCTGGTGATCGTCGACGACCGCTTCGTGCGGGTCGGCTCGGCCAATCTCAACAACCGCTCGGAAGGCTTCGACAGCGAGTGCGACCTTGCGATCGAGGCGCAGGGCGAGGCCTGCCGGCAGGCCATCACGCGGCTGCGCAACACGCTCATGGCCGAACATCTCGACGCGGATCCGGCTGCGGTCGCGCAGGTGGTGGAGCGCACCGGCTCGCTGGCCGCCGTGATCGACGAATTCAACGTCAATGCGCGGGGCCTGCGCTCCTACCGGGTCAATCCGCGCAAGCGCGCCGGCCTGCTGCATCTCGGTTCGGGCATCGTCGATCCAAAGCGCCGCTACTGGCCGCTGCAGCGCTTTCGCGAGGTCGGCAGCTTCGCCGCCTCGCGCCTGACCGGCATGCTGAAGGCGTGGTTCTAG
- a CDS encoding superoxide dismutase family protein has protein sequence MKTAMIAAGLVAIAALPAAAQGQERQEATATFIGQDGKEAGRATLTGTSAGVLIDVEVSGLPAGQWVAFHVHETGTCDAAGGHKSAGGHFNPGGAEHGYLSENGPHAGDMPNQWVDADGTLRAQVFNAMVTLDGDQAIRGKALMIHGGKDDYSSQPTGDAGDRRACAVIE, from the coding sequence ATGAAAACTGCCATGATCGCCGCCGGCCTCGTCGCCATCGCCGCCTTGCCGGCGGCTGCGCAGGGCCAGGAGCGGCAGGAGGCGACCGCCACCTTCATTGGCCAGGACGGCAAGGAGGCGGGCCGCGCGACCCTCACCGGCACCTCGGCCGGCGTGCTCATCGATGTCGAGGTGAGCGGCTTGCCCGCCGGCCAGTGGGTCGCTTTCCATGTGCACGAGACCGGCACATGCGATGCCGCGGGCGGCCACAAGTCGGCCGGCGGCCATTTCAATCCGGGCGGTGCCGAGCACGGCTATCTTTCGGAAAACGGGCCCCATGCCGGCGACATGCCCAACCAGTGGGTCGACGCGGACGGCACGCTGCGGGCGCAGGTGTTCAACGCCATGGTGACGCTCGACGGCGACCAGGCCATCCGCGGCAAGGCGCTGATGATCCATGGCGGCAAGGACGACTATTCCAGCCAGCCTACCGGCGATGCCGGCGACCGCCGCGCCTGCGCGGTCATCGAGTAA
- the ctaD gene encoding cytochrome c oxidase subunit I, with translation MSGNAPPQEQAPNQAPVNQAPNQAPVNQAPVNPIRLHRELAALWDTPAGWQQLGAVNHSILGKRFILAAFFFFAVGGLLAMLIRVQLATSSTAFVGPEVYGQLFTMHGTVMMFLFAIPMFEGFAIYLLPKLLGARDLAFPRLTAYGFWCYIFGASILLCAMVAGVAPDSGWFMYTPLSSSTYTPGINADVWLLGITFVEISALSAAIEITVSVLKLRAPGMSLARMPIMAWYLLITALMMLFGFPPLILGSVLLELERAADLPFFDPTRGGDSLLWQHLFWLFGHPEVYIIFLPAAGAISMMIPTFARHELVGYRAVIVAVIAMAFLSFGLWVHHMFTVGIPHLALAFFSAASGLVAIPTAVQIFAWIATLAAGRPRFDVPMLYLGGFFFVFVIGGLTGVMLAMVPFNWQAHDTHFVVAHLHYVLVGGFVFPMMAAAYYWLPHFTGRLAEHRLSKPAFWAIFIGFNLTFFHMHLTGLRGMPRRVDTYPVEARLDWLNLLSSVGSFVMTIGFALFVIDLVVHLRFGRRFRRNPWGARTLEWAIPTPPTSYGFASLPHITERGDRLAPEQEGARLAAGRGYLGFTRNGWMETLGVDMVTGRPEQLIILPRQTFLPLWSGLLTAAVVLCLLAKVYWLALFAFLAVVVSLLAWTSATGARQDTGPLPIGNGASARPHWESEGAPSWWAMVLACAAEATLFSSLLFGGLFLWLVAPQWPPARPALPDPALAATCLALLGLAALAGRGALSRLLRQRSPAPRLALCLAAHGGAALLFALMAASVPTPTAHAHNATALVLLALCGLRAGFGALLAAYGLWRWRAGFLSAARSLDLRIGRVWHDYAAATGILGLGAAFAFAWLAATGGAG, from the coding sequence ATGAGCGGGAACGCACCGCCGCAGGAGCAGGCCCCCAACCAGGCCCCCGTCAACCAGGCCCCCAACCAGGCCCCCGTCAACCAGGCCCCCGTCAACCCGATCCGCCTGCACCGGGAGCTCGCCGCCCTGTGGGACACGCCGGCCGGCTGGCAGCAGCTCGGGGCGGTCAATCATTCCATCCTCGGCAAGCGCTTCATCCTTGCCGCCTTCTTCTTCTTCGCGGTCGGCGGGCTGCTCGCCATGCTGATCCGGGTGCAGCTCGCCACCTCGAGCACGGCCTTCGTCGGGCCGGAGGTCTACGGCCAGCTCTTCACCATGCATGGCACGGTGATGATGTTCCTGTTCGCGATCCCGATGTTCGAGGGCTTTGCGATCTACCTCCTGCCCAAGCTCCTGGGCGCGCGCGATCTCGCCTTTCCGCGGCTCACCGCCTACGGCTTCTGGTGCTACATCTTCGGCGCCTCGATCCTGCTTTGCGCCATGGTCGCCGGCGTTGCACCGGACAGCGGCTGGTTCATGTACACGCCGCTGTCCTCCTCCACCTACACGCCCGGCATCAATGCCGATGTCTGGCTGCTCGGCATCACCTTCGTGGAGATCTCGGCCCTGTCGGCGGCCATCGAGATCACCGTCTCGGTGCTGAAGCTGCGCGCGCCGGGCATGAGCCTTGCGCGCATGCCGATCATGGCCTGGTACCTGCTGATCACCGCCCTGATGATGCTGTTCGGCTTCCCGCCGCTGATCCTCGGCTCGGTCCTGCTGGAGCTGGAGCGCGCCGCCGACCTGCCGTTCTTCGATCCCACCAGGGGCGGGGACTCGCTGCTGTGGCAGCACCTGTTCTGGCTGTTCGGCCATCCGGAGGTCTACATCATCTTCCTGCCGGCGGCCGGGGCGATCTCGATGATGATCCCGACCTTCGCCCGGCACGAGCTGGTCGGCTACCGGGCGGTCATCGTCGCGGTGATCGCGATGGCCTTCCTGTCCTTCGGCCTGTGGGTCCACCACATGTTCACCGTCGGCATCCCGCATCTGGCGCTGGCGTTCTTTTCCGCCGCCAGCGGGCTGGTGGCGATTCCCACGGCGGTGCAGATCTTCGCCTGGATCGCGACGCTCGCGGCCGGGCGGCCACGCTTCGACGTGCCGATGCTCTATCTTGGCGGCTTCTTCTTCGTCTTCGTCATCGGCGGGCTGACCGGCGTCATGCTGGCGATGGTGCCGTTCAACTGGCAGGCGCACGACACGCATTTCGTCGTCGCGCATCTGCACTACGTTCTGGTCGGAGGCTTCGTTTTCCCGATGATGGCCGCCGCCTATTACTGGCTGCCGCATTTCACCGGGCGCCTTGCCGAGCACCGGCTGTCGAAGCCGGCCTTCTGGGCGATCTTCATCGGCTTCAACCTCACGTTCTTCCACATGCACCTGACGGGGCTGCGCGGCATGCCGCGCCGTGTCGACACCTACCCGGTCGAGGCGCGGCTCGACTGGCTCAACCTTCTGTCCTCCGTCGGCTCCTTCGTGATGACCATCGGCTTTGCGCTCTTCGTCATCGACCTCGTCGTGCATCTGCGCTTCGGGCGCAGGTTCCGGCGCAATCCCTGGGGCGCGCGGACGCTGGAATGGGCGATCCCGACGCCGCCGACCTCCTATGGCTTCGCCTCGCTGCCGCACATCACCGAGCGCGGCGACCGCCTTGCGCCCGAACAGGAGGGGGCACGGCTCGCCGCCGGGCGCGGCTATCTCGGCTTCACCCGCAACGGCTGGATGGAGACGCTCGGCGTCGATATGGTCACCGGCCGGCCGGAGCAGCTCATCATCCTGCCGCGCCAGACCTTCCTGCCGCTGTGGAGCGGGCTCCTCACCGCCGCCGTCGTCCTGTGCCTGCTCGCCAAGGTCTACTGGCTGGCGCTCTTCGCCTTCCTTGCGGTCGTCGTCTCGCTGCTGGCCTGGACCTCCGCCACCGGCGCGCGGCAGGACACGGGGCCGCTTCCCATCGGCAACGGCGCCTCCGCCCGCCCGCATTGGGAGAGCGAGGGCGCGCCGTCCTGGTGGGCGATGGTGCTCGCCTGCGCCGCCGAGGCGACGCTGTTCTCCTCGCTGCTGTTCGGCGGGCTGTTCCTGTGGCTGGTCGCCCCGCAATGGCCGCCGGCCCGCCCGGCGCTGCCCGATCCCGCGCTTGCCGCCACCTGCCTGGCCCTTCTGGGGCTTGCCGCGCTGGCCGGCCGGGGCGCTCTTTCGCGTCTCCTGCGGCAGCGCTCGCCCGCCCCGCGGCTTGCCCTGTGCTTGGCGGCTCATGGCGGGGCGGCGCTTTTGTTCGCGCTGATGGCGGCAAGCGTGCCGACACCGACGGCCCATGCGCACAACGCCACCGCGCTGGTGCTGCTGGCCCTGTGCGGCCTTCGCGCGGGCTTCGGCGCGCTGCTCGCCGCTTATGGCCTCTGGCGTTGGCGGGCCGGCTTCCTGTCGGCGGCGCGCAGCCTCGATCTTCGCATCGGCCGGGTCTGGCACGACTATGCGGCCGCGACCGGCATCCTCGGCCTTGGCGCTGCCTTCGCCTTCGCCTGGCTGGCGGCAACCGGAGGGGCGGGCTGA
- the coxB gene encoding cytochrome c oxidase subunit II: MGALVGAGLALAACTGPLSALQPEGPAARGIGTLWWVMLFAGTAIFFAVAAVLTLAFVRPAWLRRFGETRLILWGGLVVPLVILAGLVTAAFALGEQVLVVRQGEALRIEATARQWSWRFRYPGGHETHDLLHLPAGRDVDVALTSEDVIHSFWVPRLGGKLDAIPGHVNVIRLRADRPGTYGGVCAEYCGIGHAPMRFSVEAHEEDAFARLVGLREGAATGAVPDGEGAR, encoded by the coding sequence ATGGGCGCGCTTGTCGGCGCGGGCCTTGCCCTTGCCGCCTGCACCGGACCGCTGTCGGCGCTGCAGCCCGAAGGGCCGGCGGCGCGCGGCATCGGGACCTTGTGGTGGGTCATGCTGTTTGCCGGAACGGCGATCTTTTTTGCCGTCGCCGCGGTGTTGACGCTGGCCTTCGTCCGCCCCGCCTGGCTGCGCCGCTTCGGCGAAACGCGGCTGATCCTGTGGGGCGGGCTGGTCGTTCCCCTCGTCATCCTGGCCGGCCTGGTGACGGCGGCCTTCGCGCTGGGCGAACAGGTGCTGGTGGTTCGCCAGGGCGAGGCGCTGCGCATCGAGGCGACGGCCCGTCAGTGGAGCTGGCGCTTTCGCTATCCCGGCGGGCACGAAACCCACGATCTTCTGCACCTGCCGGCGGGGCGGGATGTCGACGTGGCCTTGACCAGCGAGGATGTCATCCACTCGTTCTGGGTGCCGCGTCTGGGCGGCAAGCTCGATGCCATTCCCGGCCATGTCAACGTCATCCGCCTGAGGGCGGACCGGCCCGGCACCTATGGCGGGGTCTGCGCCGAATATTGCGGCATCGGCCATGCGCCGATGCGCTTTTCCGTCGAGGCGCACGAGGAAGACGCCTTCGCGCGTCTCGTCGGCCTTCGGGAGGGCGCGGCGACAGGCGCCGTACCGGACGGGGAGGGCGCACGATGA
- a CDS encoding DUF2231 domain-containing protein: protein MNEMDDTDSPVIEEVASEPVASAVAVAGHPLHAMSVHFPIALVIATLGCDVFYWWSGDPFWLRAGLWSSGFAFLAGLGAGLVGTAELLLVPGIRIRAASWTHAVAAMMLIATAGTNWGLRLTDPDAVLPHGLMLSVLASVFTGLAGWHGGKLVFDHGIGLIISEKD, encoded by the coding sequence ATGAACGAAATGGACGACACCGACAGCCCCGTCATCGAGGAGGTCGCCAGCGAGCCGGTCGCCTCCGCCGTTGCCGTCGCCGGACATCCGCTGCATGCCATGAGCGTGCATTTTCCCATCGCGCTGGTGATCGCCACGCTCGGCTGCGACGTCTTCTACTGGTGGTCGGGCGATCCGTTCTGGCTGCGCGCCGGCCTGTGGTCCTCGGGCTTCGCCTTCCTGGCCGGCCTCGGCGCGGGGCTGGTCGGCACGGCCGAGCTGCTGCTCGTTCCCGGCATCCGCATCCGCGCGGCCAGCTGGACCCACGCCGTTGCCGCGATGATGCTGATCGCCACCGCCGGCACCAACTGGGGCCTGCGGCTGACCGATCCGGACGCGGTGCTGCCGCACGGCCTGATGCTGTCGGTGCTGGCCAGCGTCTTCACCGGCCTGGCAGGCTGGCATGGCGGCAAACTCGTGTTCGATCACGGCATCGGCCTCATCATCTCCGAAAAGGATTGA
- a CDS encoding CopD family protein, with protein MLWVKGLHIAAIAIWVAGLVCLPGLYLRRERVGHDEAFHSLHATVRYLYVGIISPAAFIAVGSGTALIFLQQAFDAWFQLKLAFVGVLVVLHILTGAVVVGLFRDGGEYSLLRGLVAIAAVTATAAAILVVVLAKPDLEGLLPQALSEPGALKRLVGELNPFRR; from the coding sequence ATGCTCTGGGTCAAGGGGCTGCACATCGCCGCCATCGCCATCTGGGTTGCCGGGCTGGTCTGCCTGCCGGGCCTTTATCTGCGGCGCGAGAGGGTCGGGCACGACGAGGCGTTCCACTCCCTGCATGCGACAGTGCGCTACCTGTATGTGGGGATCATCTCGCCGGCCGCCTTCATTGCCGTGGGCAGCGGCACGGCGCTGATCTTCCTGCAGCAGGCGTTCGACGCCTGGTTCCAGCTCAAGCTCGCCTTCGTCGGCGTCCTGGTGGTGCTGCACATTCTCACCGGGGCGGTCGTCGTCGGTCTGTTCCGCGATGGCGGCGAGTATTCGCTGCTTCGCGGGCTGGTCGCCATCGCTGCCGTCACGGCGACGGCCGCCGCCATCCTGGTGGTGGTGCTGGCAAAGCCCGACCTGGAGGGCCTGCTGCCGCAAGCCCTGTCGGAGCCCGGCGCCCTGAAGCGCCTTGTGGGCGAGCTCAATCCTTTTCGGAGATGA
- a CDS encoding cytochrome c oxidase assembly protein, whose product MPDVYCGPAPAPQTLLFAWNFDFIALALCAALLGLHRFSGSREGRPALIAGTFFLALLFLSPLCALTVSLFSARVAHHALLIAVAAPLLALAFRKVRFPAPALPLSALVAVNALLLWFWHVPQVYEVAIVGTLPYWTMQLSLLGAAFALWRAVLAPAAHPGSAIFALLATMVQMGMLGALLTFARAPLYAAHFGTTQPFGLSPLADQQLAGLIMWVPASLPYLVAALLLLSAQLAPASRRVR is encoded by the coding sequence ATGCCTGACGTCTATTGCGGACCGGCTCCAGCGCCGCAAACCCTGCTCTTTGCGTGGAATTTCGATTTCATCGCGCTTGCGCTTTGCGCCGCCCTGCTGGGGCTTCATCGCTTTTCCGGTTCGCGCGAGGGCCGCCCGGCCCTGATCGCCGGCACCTTTTTTCTGGCGCTGCTGTTCCTGTCGCCGCTCTGCGCGCTCACCGTTTCGCTGTTTTCCGCCCGCGTTGCCCATCACGCCCTGCTGATCGCCGTCGCGGCGCCGCTGCTGGCGCTCGCCTTTCGCAAGGTGCGGTTTCCCGCACCTGCCCTGCCGCTCAGCGCTCTCGTTGCCGTCAACGCGCTGCTTCTGTGGTTCTGGCATGTGCCGCAGGTCTACGAGGTCGCAATCGTCGGGACGCTGCCCTACTGGACCATGCAGCTCAGCCTGCTTGGCGCGGCCTTCGCCCTGTGGCGCGCGGTGCTCGCGCCCGCTGCCCATCCCGGCTCGGCGATCTTCGCCCTGCTCGCGACCATGGTGCAGATGGGCATGCTCGGCGCGCTGCTCACCTTCGCCCGCGCCCCGCTCTATGCGGCGCATTTCGGCACCACGCAGCCTTTCGGCCTGTCGCCGCTTGCCGACCAGCAGTTGGCCGGCCTGATCATGTGGGTGCCCGCCTCGCTCCCCTATCTCGTTGCGGCGCTGCTGCTGCTCTCAGCGCAGCTGGCGCCCGCATCGCGGCGTGTGCGCTGA
- a CDS encoding DUF3008 family protein produces MPAKSKSQQKAAGAALSAKRGETDKSDLKGASREMLESMSEKELEDLASTPRKGKPEHVSKS; encoded by the coding sequence ATGCCCGCGAAATCCAAGTCCCAGCAGAAGGCCGCCGGCGCCGCCCTTTCGGCCAAACGCGGCGAAACCGACAAGAGCGACCTGAAAGGCGCCTCCCGGGAAATGCTGGAGTCCATGAGCGAAAAGGAGCTGGAAGACCTGGCCTCCACCCCCCGCAAGGGCAAGCCGGAACACGTGTCCAAGTCATAG
- a CDS encoding BON domain-containing protein: MAHKDRRFFGKPAEFLSERTAAANLEVQVASALASDGKVDASDVVVTADHGGVTLAGTVASTQEIARCSQIALEIAGVRHVRNIIGVWGSKI, encoded by the coding sequence ATGGCTCACAAGGACAGACGCTTCTTCGGAAAACCTGCCGAGTTTCTTTCCGAACGCACGGCCGCCGCGAACCTGGAGGTTCAGGTCGCCTCGGCGCTGGCGAGCGACGGCAAAGTCGATGCCTCGGATGTGGTGGTGACCGCCGATCACGGCGGCGTCACCCTGGCCGGAACGGTGGCCAGCACGCAGGAGATCGCCCGGTGCTCGCAGATCGCACTGGAGATCGCCGGCGTGCGCCACGTTCGCAATATCATCGGCGTATGGGGATCGAAGATCTAG
- a CDS encoding trehalose-6-phosphate synthase — protein MPDASAQLESIGKDAPAGRLVIVSNRVANLRNTGQAGGLAVGLAETLKEREGIWFGWNGAPDGVTGGEVQVERVGPAEQVTVPLSPQDVADYYLGYANSVLWPLFHYRLDLVDYRPAFYEGYQRVNETFARQLAPLLKDDDLIWVHDYHLIPLARCLRKEGCRQRIGFFLHIPFPSPDILFAAPHHGELVDALLDYDVIGFQTHTDAGNLKAYLAEHSSSVQLDDTRFRVGTRTVVIDRFPIGIDAKGFAAMTRQADEEVQIDLMRRKVLGRRQIIGVDRLDYSKGLPERLKAFDRLMSQHPELEKSVTYLQVAPPTREEVGAYGDIRAELEALVGSINGRLADFNWTPIRYIHRSVDRAKLAPLMRGSQVGFVTPLRDGMNLVAKEYVAAQDPEDPGVLVLSRFAGAAEEMREALIVNPYDIDEMARKLYEALTMPLAERRRRHAALLDHVMRQDSRAWLEAFLAALGGGTAGAPRARQAPPPS, from the coding sequence ATGCCGGATGCGTCCGCGCAGCTGGAGAGCATCGGCAAGGACGCGCCGGCCGGCCGGCTGGTCATCGTCTCCAACCGGGTCGCAAACCTGCGCAACACCGGACAGGCCGGCGGCCTCGCCGTCGGGCTCGCCGAGACGCTGAAGGAGCGCGAAGGCATCTGGTTCGGCTGGAACGGCGCGCCGGACGGGGTGACCGGCGGCGAGGTGCAGGTGGAGCGGGTAGGCCCGGCCGAACAGGTGACCGTGCCGCTGTCGCCGCAAGACGTCGCCGACTACTATCTCGGCTATGCCAACAGCGTGCTGTGGCCGCTCTTCCACTACCGGCTGGACCTCGTCGACTACCGGCCGGCCTTTTACGAGGGCTACCAGCGGGTCAACGAGACCTTCGCGCGCCAGCTCGCGCCCCTGCTCAAGGACGACGACCTTATCTGGGTGCACGACTATCACCTGATCCCGCTCGCCCGGTGCCTGCGCAAGGAAGGCTGCCGCCAGCGGATCGGCTTCTTCCTGCACATCCCCTTCCCCTCGCCCGACATCCTCTTTGCCGCGCCCCATCATGGCGAGCTGGTCGATGCGCTGCTCGACTACGACGTGATCGGCTTCCAGACCCATACGGATGCCGGCAATCTGAAGGCCTATCTCGCCGAGCACAGCTCCTCCGTGCAGCTGGACGACACCCGGTTTCGCGTCGGCACCCGCACGGTGGTGATCGACCGCTTCCCCATCGGCATCGATGCCAAGGGCTTCGCCGCCATGACCCGCCAGGCGGACGAGGAGGTGCAGATCGACCTGATGCGCCGGAAGGTGCTCGGGCGGCGCCAGATCATCGGCGTCGACCGGCTCGACTATTCCAAGGGCCTGCCGGAGCGGCTAAAGGCCTTCGACCGGTTGATGAGCCAGCATCCGGAGCTGGAAAAATCGGTGACCTATCTGCAGGTCGCCCCGCCGACCCGCGAGGAAGTGGGCGCCTATGGCGACATCCGTGCCGAACTGGAGGCGCTGGTCGGCTCGATCAACGGCCGGCTCGCCGACTTCAACTGGACGCCGATCCGCTACATCCACCGCAGCGTCGACCGCGCCAAGCTGGCCCCCCTGATGCGCGGCAGCCAGGTCGGCTTCGTCACGCCCTTGCGCGACGGCATGAACCTGGTCGCCAAGGAATACGTGGCCGCGCAAGACCCGGAAGACCCCGGCGTCCTCGTCCTGTCGCGCTTCGCCGGCGCGGCGGAGGAGATGCGCGAGGCGCTGATCGTCAACCCCTACGACATCGACGAGATGGCGCGGAAGCTCTACGAGGCGCTGACCATGCCGCTGGCGGAACGCCGCCGTCGGCACGCGGCCTTGCTCGACCATGTCATGCGGCAGGATTCCCGCGCCTGGCTGGAGGCTTTTCTCGCCGCGCTGGGTGGCGGGACCGCCGGTGCGCCCCGCGCGCGGCAGGCACCTCCACCCTCATGA
- a CDS encoding lysylphosphatidylglycerol synthase domain-containing protein yields MPISRLLLRLVIVVAIGIAAYLLYRTLSQYSLDEIIESVRAIPAAHLARAFGFAAASYLCLSFFDWLAVRYAGKPLAWHRTALTSFTALSIGHNVGVAALSSGAIRYRFYARWGLGVGDVAKVILFCGITVGLGLATMGGLALLLYPSTAEGLMGVNGPELKGMAVVCLSLPLAWIVLSAFVRGELSVRKWSLTLPPLPLAIGQVAAGTANYACVAACLHQLLAATSEVNYLEVAAIYVIGILASLISHVPGGLGVLEATVLYLQPGAEAVGALLVFRLVYFLVPLALGLPTLLASEYVLRSPEKRKQGRRKPAKDADVPAGATTAADGRS; encoded by the coding sequence ATGCCGATCTCCCGATTGTTGCTTCGCCTGGTGATCGTGGTGGCGATCGGCATCGCGGCCTATCTGCTCTACCGCACGCTCAGCCAGTATTCGCTCGACGAGATCATCGAGTCGGTGCGCGCCATTCCGGCCGCGCATCTTGCCCGCGCCTTCGGCTTTGCCGCCGCCTCCTATCTCTGCCTCAGCTTTTTCGACTGGCTGGCCGTGCGCTATGCCGGCAAGCCGCTCGCCTGGCACCGCACCGCGCTTACCTCCTTCACCGCCCTGTCGATCGGCCACAATGTCGGGGTCGCGGCCCTGTCCAGCGGCGCGATCCGCTACCGCTTCTATGCGCGCTGGGGTCTCGGCGTCGGGGATGTGGCCAAGGTGATCCTGTTCTGCGGCATCACCGTCGGCCTCGGACTTGCGACGATGGGCGGGCTCGCCCTGTTGCTCTATCCCTCGACGGCGGAAGGGCTGATGGGCGTCAACGGGCCGGAGCTGAAGGGCATGGCGGTCGTCTGCCTGTCGCTGCCCCTGGCCTGGATCGTCCTCTCCGCCTTCGTGCGCGGCGAACTGTCGGTCCGCAAATGGTCGCTGACGCTGCCGCCGCTGCCGCTCGCCATCGGTCAGGTCGCGGCGGGCACCGCCAACTATGCCTGCGTCGCCGCCTGCCTGCACCAGCTGCTCGCCGCAACGTCGGAAGTGAACTATCTGGAAGTGGCGGCGATCTACGTGATCGGCATTCTCGCCTCGCTGATCAGCCACGTGCCGGGCGGGCTGGGCGTGCTGGAGGCAACCGTGCTCTATCTGCAGCCCGGCGCGGAAGCGGTCGGGGCATTGCTGGTGTTTCGCCTGGTGTATTTTCTGGTGCCGCTGGCGCTCGGCCTGCCGACGCTGCTGGCGAGCGAGTATGTCCTGCGCTCACCGGAGAAACGCAAGCAGGGCAGGCGCAAGCCGGCAAAGGATGCGGATGTCCCTGCCGGGGCGACGACCGCCGCCGACGGCCGCTCCTGA